The Paenibacillus sp. JQZ6Y-1 DNA window TGCTGGCGAATCTCGATAATATCCTCTGCCGAATTGGCACGAATGCCAGCGGCGCCGCCCTGCTTGGCAGCAAGCGCCATTCTTCCCATAATAAATGAACTGTGCAATGGTTCGTCCGGAAGCGCCTGACAGGATACGATCAGTCTGTGTTGTAAGCCCAGGGAATCCAGCTCCATACGTCAATCACTCACTTTCCATATATTCTTCGATTTCGTTTTTGATCACACTTACCTGTGGACCGTAAATGACCTGTACGCCGTTGCCATTGACCAGTACACCCTTGGCGCCAGTCGCTGGAAATGCTTCTTTGTTTACCTGACCCGGATCATACACCGATACCCGCAATCGGGTAGCGCAGCAATCCAGGTCTTTGATGTTGTTCACGCCGCCGAGTGCATTGAGAATCGTAACCGAGCGTGCCGCTGCAGGAGTCGCTTCCGTCGAAGCAGCAACACCAGTTTGCGCTTCATTCCCATCGCTTGCGGCTGTCCCATCTGCCAGTACTGCATTGTCATCTTCACGCCCCGGCGTTTTGAAGTTGAATTTCACGATCAGGAAACGGAAGGTGAAGTAGTACAGACAGAACCAGACGGCGCCAATAATCGGCACATAGATCCAGTTCGTTTTGGCTTCCCCCTGCAAAATGCCAAACAGGATAAAGTCGATCAGTCCGCCGGAGAACGTTTGCCCAATCGTAATCTGGAACATATGCGCCAGCATAAACGCCAGACCATCAAATGCCGCATGAATCACATACAGCACTGGTGCTACGAACAGGAACGAGAATTCCAGCGGCTCGGTAATCCCGGTCAAGAAGGAAGTCAGTGCTGCTGATAGCATCAAACCGCCGACTACCTTTTTTCGCTCTGGTCGCGCTGTATGATAGATCGCTAGTGCCGCACCGAGCAAACCGAACATCATCGTAATAAAACGACCAGACATAAAGCGCGAGGTGCCGATAAAGAATTTTTGTGTACTTGGATCGCCAAGCTGTGCAAAGAAAATATTTTGTGTTCCCTCGTATATCTTACCAGATACTTCCAACGTTCCGCCAAGCCCTGTTTGCCAGAATGGCAGATAAAAAATATGATGCAATCCCAGCGGTCCCAGCATACGCAGGAAAAATCCATAAAACAGCGTTCCTACATATCCCGTTGCATCCACAATACCGCCTAGCTTTGTAATACCAAGTTGAATGGTTGGCCAGATCAGGAACAACAGCAAGCCGACGAAGATCGCTGCAAACGACGAGATGATGGGAATAAAGCGCGATCCGCCGAAGAAGCCAAGAAACTGTGGCAGCTCGATTTTGTTGTACCGATTGTGCAGTGCTGCCGTTACTAGACCGATGATAATCCCGCCCAGCACGCCCGTTTGCAGCGACTGAATACCGAGAATCATCCCCTGCCCCGCAGCGGCTAGATTGTCCTCTGCTAATTTGCCAGCATTGATCAGCATCGCATTGATCGACGCATTCATCACAAGATAGGCAAGCGCTGCTGCCAAACCTGCCGTTCCTTTATCCGAACGTGCCAGACCAACGGCAACACCGATGGCGAAGATTAACGCCAGATTGTCAAAAGCGATACTGCCCGCACTGCTCATCACTTTAAATATTTGCTGCAGCCATTCAATCTGTAACAGCGGATACGTGCTTACCGTGTTCGGATTGGATAACGCTCCGCCGATTCCTAACAGCAAACCTGCTGCTGGCAATACAGCAATCGGTAACATAAACGATTTGCCAAACCGCTGTGCCTTTTCGAAAAACGTTTTCATCTGTGCCCACCACCTGAAAATATTTTCTTGTAAATATATATTAAGAAAACCATTTTCGTCAATGGATATGTTATGTATTGTTATTTTCTTTTTTTAAAATTCAATTTCAGGATTTGCCTGCTTTGACGAGCAATGATGCAAGTGCGCACCAATCCATCGCATTTGCCTGTTGTCACCTGCTACCCAGTGCTATGATGAGCGTAATCTGACAGCATAGGAGGACATCATCATGCTTGCCACCGCTTGTATCCCTCTTTGGCAATAGCATGATGAACGACCATCTTCTGTAGGAACAGCTATATCACGCTGTCATGCACAACAAATAGACTATTTCCAATCCATTGATCCCAAAAGGAGACTTTACCATGAACAGTACTCAACCTAAACCTACGATGAAGATTGGTGTCATTGGCACTGGCAGCATCGTCGAAGCTTTCCTATCCGCCTTAGCACAGGTAGAGCATGCTGTCTGTACGGCTATCTTTTCACGCAAAGAAACGACTGCACGCCCACTGGCGGATAAATATAGCATTCCCCATATTTATACCAGTCTGGACGAGATCGTATCCAGCTCGCAATTGGATGTGGTGTACATCGCTTCGCCCAACAGTCTGCATTTTGAATACGCACGGCTAGCGCTGCAACACGGCAAGCATGTCCTTTGCGAAAAGCCGTTTACGTCCAATGCGCATGAATTGCAGCAGCTCATCCAGCTCGCGAAGCAAAACAATCGATTCCTGTTTGAAGCGATCACCAATATTCATCTGCCCAATTATCGCTGGATCAAGGACAATGTGCATCGTCTCGGGCCGATTCGTATGATCCAGTGTAACTACAGCCAATATTCAAGCAAGTATGATCAGCTGCTCGCTGGCGAGACGCCCAATGTGTTTAACCCGCAATTTTCCGGCGGCGCGCTAATGGATATTAA harbors:
- a CDS encoding maltose/glucose-specific PTS transporter subunit IIC; translation: MKTFFEKAQRFGKSFMLPIAVLPAAGLLLGIGGALSNPNTVSTYPLLQIEWLQQIFKVMSSAGSIAFDNLALIFAIGVAVGLARSDKGTAGLAAALAYLVMNASINAMLINAGKLAEDNLAAAGQGMILGIQSLQTGVLGGIIIGLVTAALHNRYNKIELPQFLGFFGGSRFIPIISSFAAIFVGLLLFLIWPTIQLGITKLGGIVDATGYVGTLFYGFFLRMLGPLGLHHIFYLPFWQTGLGGTLEVSGKIYEGTQNIFFAQLGDPSTQKFFIGTSRFMSGRFITMMFGLLGAALAIYHTARPERKKVVGGLMLSAALTSFLTGITEPLEFSFLFVAPVLYVIHAAFDGLAFMLAHMFQITIGQTFSGGLIDFILFGILQGEAKTNWIYVPIIGAVWFCLYYFTFRFLIVKFNFKTPGREDDNAVLADGTAASDGNEAQTGVAASTEATPAAARSVTILNALGGVNNIKDLDCCATRLRVSVYDPGQVNKEAFPATGAKGVLVNGNGVQVIYGPQVSVIKNEIEEYMESE
- a CDS encoding Gfo/Idh/MocA family protein; translated protein: MKIGVIGTGSIVEAFLSALAQVEHAVCTAIFSRKETTARPLADKYSIPHIYTSLDEIVSSSQLDVVYIASPNSLHFEYARLALQHGKHVLCEKPFTSNAHELQQLIQLAKQNNRFLFEAITNIHLPNYRWIKDNVHRLGPIRMIQCNYSQYSSKYDQLLAGETPNVFNPQFSGGALMDINLYNVHFIVNLFGTPQQLHYTANKHTNGIDTSGVLVMQYDGFITSAVGCKDTSGMNFVLIQGEKGYIHVEHGANGCRQVHLHIGDTAEHYNAQMIDNPLYYELVYFAELFHNQDYKQCYQLLDYSYSVMQTLDRARRDAGIVFAADAE